Genomic window (Acidobacteriota bacterium):
GTTCCGCCCGCCGCAACGTGAAGTAAAACGTGTTGTCGAACGGGAAATTGTCGCCTTCGATGCGAATTTCGCAGCGGTTGATCCCTTCGTTCAGATTGAATCCTGTGAATTCCACCGTCGCGGAATCGTTTGCCGCAATTTTCAGCTCGCGTTTTTCAACGGCGTGATCATTGAGCAGAAATTCAACGCCAACGCCTGTGCGGGCTTCGTCGCTGTAATTGGCGATGCGCGCGGTCAACTTGTCGTCGTATTTGGGCTGATAAATCAACGGTTGCGCGCTGATGTCGGTCACCGCCAGATTGAAGGCGTTTTGTTCGCCAACGTCCATCGTCTGGAGTTTGATGTCTTTGCTCAGTTGAAACGAACTTTCCGCCGGATTGCGCCCTGCGGATTGGAAATCAGAAACCAAGATGATGCGGCGATCTTTCAGCCCGATTTCCTTGAACAATTCCGCCGCTCCGCGCAACGCCTGGACATAATCCGTGCTTCCGGAACCGACTTGTGCCGCGTCAAGCGCTGCTTTCAGTTTGCTGCCGTCCGTCGTGAACTTGGCGGCAACTTCGTAACCCTGGCCAAATGTCATTAAGGCAGTGCTTTCGCTGCCTGCGGCCTGGTCAATGATGGATTGGGCGCGCGCCTTTGCCTGGTTGAAGCGTTGGCCGAATCGCATGCTGAAGGACGTATCGAGCAGGATCACGTTCGCCCGTTTTCCTTGCCCTTCATTGGCCGAACCGCTGCCGAAATACGGACGCACAAACGCCATCGCCAGCAACAAAAACGCCAAACAACGCAGCGCGAGCAGCAGCCAGTTTTGCACCATCCGTCGCCGGATCGTTTTTTGAGGAATGCGCCGCACGAACATCAGCGAAGGGAATTCCACGCGCGGTGCTTTGGTTCGCCGTACGAGATGCACAATGATCGGCGCGGCAACCGCCGCCAGTCCAAGCAGAAATAAAGGGTTTAGAAAAGACATCTATTTACATCCTGTTACATCCGGGCGCGTTTGGCTAAAAACGAAAACAGCGCCTGATCCAGCGGCTTGTCCGTCATCAGTAATTCATAGTCAATTTTGTTGCTGGTGCATCCTTCGCGCACGGCTTCGAGGTGCCGGCGAATTGTGTTTCGATATCCATCGCCGAGCACATCCGGCATGACGTGAATCTGTTCTTCGGTTTCGCTGTCCTGCAGCAACACGGGTTCGGTGAATTCAAACTCCAACTCGTTTTTGTCCATGACCTGGAACACGATTACGTCATTGCCTTTGAACCGCAGGTGCTGCAAGGCTTTGATGATCGCTTCCGGTTCGTCGTAAAAATCGGAGATGACGACAATGATGCCGCGGCGAGTAATGCGCTCAGCGGCCAAATGCAGCATCGCTGACAATTGTGTTTCGTTTCCGGGTACTAATTCCTCCATACGCCCAAAGATCGTTCGCATGTGACCTGTTCGCGTATGCGCCGGAACGTGTGTGCGGACTTCCTGGTCGAAAGCAATCAACCCCACTGCGTCCTGTTGTTTGTTCGCCAGATATGCCAGCGACGAACCCAGGAATTGCGCGTACTGCAACTTGGAGATTTCGCCTGTCGTGTACCGCATCGAAGCGCTGGAATCTATCAGAATGTGGCATTGTGCGTTCGTGTCGGCGCGATACTTTTTGATGTAATACCGATCCGTACGGCCCAACAGTTTCCAGTCCAGATAGCGCAAATCATCGCCCGGCATGTACTGGCGATATTCGGCAAATTCCGTCGAAAAGCCCGTAAAGGGCGAACGGTGCAAACCGGAAATAAACCCTTCGACGACAGTCCGCGCCAACAATTCCAGCGAGGTAATTCGCGCTAACACTTCAGGCGCAAGAAACCTGGGGATTGCGGATTGCGGATTGCGGATTGCGGATTCGGTTTTATCAGCATTGCCCGACTTTTTGAAAATCATCTTTTGTGACCTCTCGCGGTGTTGATTGAGGAAACAACCATCGCTACGATTTGATTCGCTTCATCGGATAAGTCCTCTATTCGTTCCTTTTTCATTAAGTCTGACTCTACAATTATTTCCAGCCAAAACGCGCATTCATCAGCTTCTTCTTCCACAATTCCCATTTTGGCAATGAAATCTGCAGTGGATTTAGCACGACAGGCGGCGCGATAATTGGCGCCTACTGAGGTACCGGATCGTAATAACTGCTTTCCAACCACCTCTGCAGTTCGACCGACGGGCAAAGCTTCAACCAACCTGATTACTCGAAGCGTAAAAGACTTGGTTCTGGACTTCATTTCTTCAGAGGTCATAGCGGCTCCGTAGGGTAAATCCGCAATCCGAAATCCACATTCCGCAATCAAAGTCCCGATTTCGGTTCGGGAACCGCTTCAATCAATTTTTTGATCACATCATCCGAAGAGACTTTTTCCGATTCCGCCTGGAAATTCAGCAACATGCGATGGCGCAGCACGGGGAGCGCGACGGCGCGAATGTCATCCAGCGAAACGTTGTACCGTCCATTGAAAATCGCGCGCGCTTTGGCGGCAAGCACCAGGAACTGCGAGGCGCGAATGGAACCGCCCCACGTTACCCAGCGATTGACGAAATCCGGCGCTTTGCCATTGCCGGGGCGGCTGGTGTGAACCAGATTCACAGCGTAGCGGGTGACGGAATCCGCGACCGGAACTTTTCTGACCAGACGTTGGAAGGCGATGATTTCTTCGGCGGACATCAATCGTTCAAATTGAACATTCTGCGGCGAAGTCGTCAGCTTGACGACGGCGACTTCATCCTCTTCCGGCAGATAGCCCATGTGAACGTTGAACATAAACCGGTCGAGCTGTGCTTCCGGCAATGGGTACGTACCTTCCATTTCGATAGGGTTTTGCGTCGCCAGCACGAAAAAAGGTTTGGGCAGCGCGTAGGTTTCGCCTTGAACGGTGACGTTGCCTTCCTGCATGGCTTCCAGCAACGCGGCCTGGGTTTTTGGCGGAGTGCGGTTGATTTCGTCCGCCAGAATGATATTCGCAAAAATCGGGCCTCGAATGAATTGCAAGTCGCGACGTCCAGTGGCGCGGTCTTCTTCGATGATTTCGGTTCCCGTGATGTCCGCAGGCATCAAATCAGGTGTGAACTGGATACGTTTGAACGAAAGATCCAACACGCTGGCAATGGTTCTGACCAGCAAGGTTTTCGCCAGACCGGGCACGCCGGTCAGAATGGAATGTCCTCCGACGAAAAGCGAAAGCAGGACTTGTTCAACCGCTTCATCTTGCCCCAACACCGCTTTGCGAATTTCGCGAAGGATGCTTTCGCGGGCGACTTTCAATTTATCCAGCAACGCCTCGTCGCGGATTACTTGTGTGTCAACAGCCATTCAGTCTCCTGTGATTTTGGATCGTTGAGTTTTGATTTTGAATTGCTGTGGTATCAACGCCGTTATTTCGATCAATCCAAAATCCAAAATTCAAATTCGAGAATTGAGATTAGTGCGTCAACGCATAAACAATGTAATTGACTCCGAACTTATACGCCTCGTTGGTTTCCTCGATCGGGCGAAAAGGGTTGTCTGAAAACTGCCAGAAATCGCTGACGTCGTAGTTATAGTTGATGATCATCATCAGCCTGCCGGTCTCATCTTCCAGCCCCCAAAATTCCGGATTCAATGTTTCGCGCGAGCCAAAGCCTCCGCCGTAAATCGGGTTGACTTCCAACGTCTTAATTGAAAAGAAACAGTTGAAGATCGGATGAGAGATGTCGAGTTTTTTCAGTTCCAATTCGGGAAACGCCCGCTTGACGTGCTGCTGCAAATTGTAAAATTGGCCTGCTGAGCGGAAATCATCCACCAGCAGGAAGCCGCCGCGTTTCAGATATTCGCGCATTCCATTGATTTCGGAATCATTCAGATTCATAAAGCCGATTTCGCAAAGATAGGCGAATGGGAATTTGAAGAGCATCGGATCGTCCAGCGTCAGGATTGGTTCATTGATATCCAGCGTCGCGTCAATCTTCGACAATTCGGTAATGATCTTCATCAAATGGCGACCGGCGACCGGGTAATCGTGCGACCACGGAGGGCCACCATCGCCGAGCACATTGTTGTATCCGTAATACTGTGCGTACTGGCTGGTATCGAAACGGATTCTGACAAAGGTGAATTTTCCCGACCAATTCGGATCCGTTTTCGGAATGCCGTTTTCGTGAACTTCCGGCAAATCCATGGTCGGTTTGTTGCGGTGACCACCGCCTCGCCCGCGTTGAGCCAGGGCTAACGAACCAAACAGGCCGATAATGACAATGGCGATGATGAACTTCTTTTTGGACATAACTCACCTGGGAGCGCAAGCGGGACGCTTGCAGTTTTTATTGCCCTCTGATCTTCAACAACAGTTCCTGCGCCTTTTCAAAACTGGGAGCATTTTCCAGCGAGCGCAGCACGAAACGTCTGGCTTCCGGTTTTTTCCCTGCCGTGAAATATGCGCGCGCCAGATTGTATTGCGCTTCAGCAAGGTTGGGCGGATTTGCCGCCAATGCAATCTGAAATTCGCGAATGGCTTTATCGGCTCCGCCGTTTGTTCCGCCGACTTCCAGCAACAAATCGCCAGCCGTTGCATGCGCAGCGGGTTCAAAGGGATTGACGTAAAAACCGAGTTTCAATAATTCCAATGCGCGCGTCTTGTCGCCTGCTTCCAATTTCAATTGCGCCAATCGTTTCAACGCGTCGTAATCGTTTTCGTCAACTTTGATCAACGCTTCCAACGTCTCAGCTTCCGCAACTTTGTTGCCCTGCTGTTTGTAAATGTGTGCCAGCGCTTCGTAAGCGTTCCCATCGCCGCTTTGAAAGGGAAACAGTTCAATCGAACGTTTCAAGAATTTGACGGCCTGATCAAACTTGGTGTCGGAAATGAGTTCCAGACCAGCGCGCAGATTCAATATGAAATTGTCCGGCTGCGCTTCGGCCTGTTTGATCACTTCCTCTTTTGGCATTTGAGCCAGGTCTTTGTTCTTCCAGCCCGGTTCCAGCGCTTTGACATAACCGCTAATTTTGCCGCTGACGTAGCTGTTGAATTCGCGGTCGAAGTCGGCTTCGGAGAGCTTCAAGACTGAAAGCAAAATCTCCGGCGTTTTCTTTTTCTCTTTGTACCCGCGCAGCATATCCAGAATGGCGTTGAAATCGTATTTGTCTTCGACGAAATGACAAATCTGCGACGCTTCGAAGTAGGCCAGATTGATGTCATCCGGTCGTTTGGGACGCAAAAATCCGTTGTCAATTTCCGAAATCTTGAACCAGCGACCATCAGCAAAGGCTTTGATGTGGTTGATGCTCCAATCATCGCCCCAACCCGGGCGCGCCTTGTGCTCTTCAAACACCGACAATCCTTCGGAAAACCAGCGGGGAATCAAATGATCCGTGATTTGCAGGGTGATGACGTGCGTGTATTCGTGCCACATCGTGGTGCCCCAGTTGAATTCGCCGGCAGGGCGAGCCGAAGGCGAATCCTGCGCGATGACCTGGCCGAAGCAAACGCCCAGCGCACCCAATCCCGGCAATCCGAGCGCGCGTACTGCAAAATCGTCGTGGTTCGGGAAAACTTCCACGGAAATCGGCCCGCGCGGTGTGAACTTGTATTTGGCCGTCAACGTAGCTTGCACTTCGGTGAGCAAATCAGTGGCGTACCCGCTGAGCACATCGTTTTCTTTATCGGCGATTTTGACGATGAAATCTCCGCTTTTGGTCACCTTGTACTCGTTCATCGTGTCCAGCAGGTCGAGCGTATTTTTTGCCCACAGGTTGAAGGGGTCGCCTTTGAACGCCAATTCGACTTCGGCGCGACCTTCTTCGAAATCTCCCAGCCGCAACAACCCCATCCCCAAATCCAGGTGCGAGGAATACAGATTGGGGGTGAGCTTGATGGCTTCGCGCAGGAAGGCGACCGATTCACGATACCGGCGCGTTTGGGTGGCGAAATGGCCAAGCGTTTCATACAACGATCCGTAACGCGGATTGATGGCCAGTGTCGTTTTGACTTCGCTGTCAAACTCAGCAGGTTTGTTTTCCAGCCAGAACATCGCCGCGCGCAAACTGTGCGCGTCCAGCGAATTCGGATTGATCTTCAACGCCGAATCCAGTTGCGCTGCTGCTGCACTATGACGTTCACCATCCAGATCGAGCGATGCCGCAAAGATTTTAGCTTCGACGTAATTGGGATTGATCTTTTGCGCTTCGGCCAGTTCCGCATACATCTCATCGCCGCCGCCGATGCGTTTGTTGGCAGCGATGGCCAGATGCAGCCGGGCGCTGTTCGCATTGATCTTCTTGGCGTCTTCAAAAAATGTCGCGGCTTCTTCGTAATTGTATTTGCTGGTGAACAATTCGCCGCCGCCAAGTTGCGCTTCGATGTAGGTGGCGTCTGCGGCAATCGCCTCCAGGTACATATCTTTCGCATCTTGATATTTTTCCAGGTAACTCAGCGTGCGGGCGATGGAAGTCAATTCTTCCGCCGAATCCACGTCGTTGTCTTCGTAGTATTTGACCAGGCTTTCAAAAATTTCTTTCGCTTGTTCTTCCTTCCCGGTCAGGTGCAGCAATTCGGCGCGGCGCAAATCGGCCAGTACCCGCTGCGCTTTGGGCGAAGGAATTGGCTCAGGCTTTTCTTCGGCATTTGCGTCGGGTTTCTTTTCTTTTTCTTCTTTCTCGGCTTTTTCGATGGCTTTTTGCGTAATCTGGCTGACCTTTTCAAATTCGGCGATGGCCGCTGTATAACGGCCAGTGATGGCCATCACTTCGGCCAGCGCCAATCGCGCGGCAGGTGATTCCCCGCGAGCCAGAAACTTCTTGGCGTCCGTTTCCGCTTCGGTGTACTTGCCGGTTTCCAGATAGGCTTTGAGCAGCCCGGCCTGTGCGCGTTCGTCTTTGGGCGCGGTTTGCAGCAGGGAATTGAACGAAGCCATTGCTTCGGAATACTTACCGGCTTTGAGTTCTTCTTCGGCGGATTCAACCGTCGCCTGTTGCGCTGACACGCACGCCAGCAAACAGAACAGTGACAACAACCCAACGACGAAAACTGCCGTCAAGCTCCGAAAGGTAAAAATTGGTTTTGCGTTCAAATTCGACATTGTCATCTTTCCTGTCTGCCGTTTTCGTCGCCGCCGCGCATAATTTCTGCTTCGACGTAATAATGTTCCAAACCTCTCAACGCGGATTGAGCGCCAACCTCCCCTAAAACCTGGTTCAGGTTTTGCAGCACTTTGTCACGGTCTACCAAGCCAGGTTCTCGCAACATCCACAGTAAATCGAGAATGTCTTTGCTGCGTCTGGCCAGATATTTCAAAATCACCATCCACTCCGGGGCGACGATGCGTTTGCCTTCCGCAATCGGTTTCGCATCTCGCAAAGCGGCCTCATAAAATTCTCGGAAGAAATCATCTCGAACAATCACATCAACCCGAATCGCTTTATTGCCGACTTGAATCAGATGACTGTCACCGCCGAACGACAATTTCTGTTCTGACGGCAGGCTCAGCGGTTTCGAGGCCAGCAAATCAACGTCTTCGGTTGCCCGACCATAACCGTAAAGATGCATGGCAATGCCACCGGCGATTGCACATTCAATCTCTTCCTGTTCTGCTTGTTTGAAAATAACTTCGGCTGCCTGCAGCCCGTCAATCGTCGTCACTTCGCGGGAAGCCAACGCCGCTTCAAATCTTTTTTGAAGCTCCGCATCGCTCATTTACTTTTGCTCGCTTTGATTGTCTGGTTGAGCGTCGCCAGTTCCACCAACAACTTTTCCAATTCGTTGTCAAAATCATCTTCGCTCATCTGCGCTTTGCGGCCCTTTAGCTTCCCAATTTCTCCTTCCAGTCGCATTCGTTCGGAATACAGCTTGGCCAGCGCCGGATCGCCGCCCGCTTGTTGTTGGGGAAGGGAATCGAAATACACCAGCTTCGACAGGGTTCCGTCGCCTTCTTCGGGTTTTTCGTGACCTTTGCCGTCCCCGTTGTCTTCCAGTAAGGCGTGTTCTGTGGCCAAAATTCCTTTTTGCTTGAAGCTGCCGTCGGTCATTTTGCTGGCGTATTCAAACGCTTCAAAGACGGAAACACGACCGTTTTTGTCTGCGTCGGCTTCGGGATTGCCCAGCGCGCCGATGAAGTATTCCGGGAATCGTGTGGCGTTTTGTTCCATTCCGCTGCGCGTGGCGGTAATGATGATTCGGCCTTCGCCCGCAAGAGGTTTGACGAATTCGCCGCTGGCGCTGGCCATGTTGACGACGACGATGTTTTTTGCGGGGAGTGTATTGAGCATCGTCGCGTAATCGGTGACGGACAAATCCGGACCGACCAGATTGAACTTGGCGACTTTATCCACAAAGCTGCCGTGGCCAATGAAAAACAGGAACAGTTGATTGTCGGGTTTCAACGTGTTTTTTAATTCCACGAACAGTTGCCTGACGCTTTCGGCGGTTGAACGGCGCTCTTCGCCTTCGGGTTTTTCGGTCAAAACAAAAACTTTCTCTTCCGCAAACCCCATCTGACCAGTCAAAGAATCGCGAAGCTTGTTCGTCCATTCCGCGAATTTTTTTGCGTACGATTCTTCGCCGCCGATGCCTGTGATGACGACGGCGAACTTGTTCTGGTCGGCGGGAAGTTTCTGCGCGGGTGTTTCGGCGGCCCGGGCTGGTTCCGGCTGAGATTTTTTCTGTGGCCCGACCGTAGATTCCTGTGCGCAGGCTGTAATTGCCAGCAAGGCGAGAAAGCAAGTTGTCCTGAGTAAATAACGCATTCGAGTTTCCCGTTAAGCCAAGCCTTTTCGTTTTCGCAAAAACCATTCCGCGCTGGCCAATCCGATCAACAGCATGAAATTGATGGGCATGTCCCATAAATCTTTGCTGACGCGCTCGGAATTTTTGCCTTCCAGCATGGTGATTTCATCCAGCAAGTCGTTCGCTTTTTCCAGGTCGAAATACTTCCCGCCGGTTTCGCTGGCCACGCGTTTGAGCAGTTCGACGTTTTGCGCCGCATCGTGAAATTCGCGCGAACGGTTGCTGACCAGGAAACCGGATTGGGCGGTGCCGAGCGTTTCGTTGCCGTGTTTGGCCGTCATCTCGACTTTGTAAAGACCGCTTTCATCAGCGGCGAGTTCACTGCGGTAATCGGCACTAGCTTCGGCGGATTGACCGCTGATGCCAGTGTTGAAGTTGATCTTCAGCGGTAATTCAACGGTTGCGCCGGAAGGCTTTGTCACCGTCGCCGTCACCTGTGCATCCCGAATCGGTTCGAATTTTTTGTCATTTACTTCGCTGCGCAAACTGATCGTATCGCCCGGAACATACACATCGCGTTCGGAGGAAACTTCAAATTGCCTGGGCGTTGTGCTGACCAGATAGCGCAACAACTGACGCCAGAACGTTTCGTGGTAATTGTTTTGCGAAGGAACTTCCATGCGCCAACGCCAGGAATCGTCGGTTGTGAAGGCCAAAGTTCGTCCGCGTCCGTATCGCTGTTCGACAAGCAGCGGCAACACTCGGTTTTTGTCCGTGATGTGGCGGGCTTCCAGGATGACGGTTGCGCCCGGTTTGATGGAGCTTAGCGCTTCGGGAACGGAAATCGGCGGCAACTCGTCCCAGATTTTTGCGCTTTGCGCGCGATCTTCGTTCAGCCGCGTGACAGCGTGAGCGCGCCCGCGCGAGGTCAGGACAGCTTTGAAGTTCTGGACAATCTGCATTTCCGGTTCATCAATCCGTTCGTCCAAATATACCGGCAACAAATCGGCAATCGGCGTTTGGGCATATTTGCCCGCGTCGAACGACCGAGAGCCTCCGATGGCCATCACGCCACCGCCGCGGCGCGAAGCGAATTGTTCGATTTGTCGAAGTTGGTCGTAGCTGAAAAAATTGGCTTCGATGCTGCCGATGACAATTCCCTGGTAGGTGAACAGTTCCTCCAGCGTGTTCGGAAACCCCGTGGTCAATTCACTGCCTGAATCCACGCCCTGGCGGTAAAACTTGCCGTCTGCGGAGCGGAGCGCGGAAACCAGCATCAGGTTTTTTTCGGCCTTGGCGGTTGCGGCCTTTCGCATAAAGCCGTATTCCCAGCGCGGTTCCCCTTCCACATACAGCACTTTGGGTTTGTCGTCGGTAACGGAAATCATTGCGTCAATCGCGTTGTTTTCCAGTGTGGTTTCGCCGTCGAGAGGTTTTACTTCAAACGTGTAGCTGTGATTGCCGACCGAAGTCGGATTGAATTCGATGGTCACGCTTTGGGCTTCGCCGCTTTTCACATCGAATTGCTGGGTTTTGAGCGCCTTGCCGTCTTCGCTGACGGCGAGCGAAATTTTCTGGTTGTCGTATCCAGTCAACCGAACCAGCGTTTCGGCGATGATGGCCGAACCGCTGAGCACGCGGCGCGGCGCGGTGACGCGAACGGTTTCAGCGTCTTTGAACCGCGATGGATTGCCAACGCCGACGGTGAACACCGGAATGTTACGAGAACGCAGGTCACGAAGCTGGTCGGATAAATCCTTGGGCGTGTTGGCTCCGCCGTCGCTGATGAGCACAATGGCCGAAAGCGGAGAACCGGTGGATTCCTTTGTCGCTTGATCCAGCGCCGAAGCGATGTCGGTGGATGCGCCGCTGGCATTCAATTCCGAAGCGTCTTTGATTTTTTCAGCGGCGTTGGAAAAACCGTACAAGCTGGTGCGGAATTTGTCGTTTAAGCCCTGCGAGAATTTGCTGCTGGCGGCAAGCAGGGTTTTGGTGGCATCCAGACGACTGCGGCTGTTTTCATCGGACAGCGACATGCTCTGGGAATTATCGGCCAGAATGGCGACGCTGGTGCTTTTCGGAATTACCGAAGGAACGACCACAACCGGGCGCATCAGCATGATGAACAGAAGGGCCAGTAGTCCGGCGCGCAACGCGATCAAGCCCCATTTAGCCTGGGAATTGATTCGATAGCCGGGCCGGATATAAAGGAAGTAAACGAGCGCACCCAGCAGCAAGGCCAACAGGACGAGAATCAGCCAGGAAGGACGATTGGCAAAAGCCAGATTTCCTTTGGCAAAGGTTGACCATTTATGCTTGAACAAAAACTGTACAAAACGATCCATTTGACCTGACTCCGCATGCTTATTTTGCTCCGGGTGAGCCGCCTACAGGAGCACACTGGAAGTGTACCTTTGATGACTCGGATTATAAACAACCGGTCACATTCGCGTAAAACTATTTGCGTCCAAAGCCTGAGAAATGATGGAATTACCCGCCGCAAGTCAGAATTACAAACCAACAATTCAAGAAGTTTTGAAGGAGAACCAAGCGATGAACGCCATCGAATCCGCCCCCAACCCGTTTGCCCTGAACTGGCTAAGCAAGAACTTCCGTTGGCTGGGAATTTTGCCGCTGCTGTTTTTTGTCTCGCGCGCCATTCAGTACATTTACGTCGCCAAAACCCCTGAACAGATTTTGTGGAGTTGCCACATTTCAAACCTGATGATGGCCGTAGGTATTTTCTTCAACCTGCCCTGGCTGATTCGTATCTCCGCGTTCTGGCAGATTCTGGGATTGCCGCCGTGGGTGATTGATATGTTCAACAGCGGCATCACCGCGATTTCAATCTTTACGCATTTGGGCGGTTGTGCGGTGGCGATGATTGCGCTGTGGGTGGTTCGCTCCCATCGCGGAAGCTGGTTGCCATCGCTGGTTTACTTTCTGATTTTGCAACAAATCACTCGTTTACTGACAGTTCCGGGACCATACACAAACGTCAACGTCGCGCATTTTGCTTATGGAGGGATGAAAAACTGGTTCGCCAGCTACTGGACATACTGGCTGGCCAACACGGCGGCGCTGGTGATGCTGTTGTGGTTGATGGATTGGGCGCTGGCGAAATTGTTTCCGCCCCGCGAAAGTTGATTCGAGGGATGCAAACTTCTTAGCCTGCATCTCCTCGATTGCGTTACTTGATCGTGATGGTGACAGTGTTGGCGATTTTGCCGTCCACAGTTAGAACTACGTCCACGGTACCTTTTCCAATCAAGCTGCGGTCAATCAGCATATTGACCTGATCCAGGCCGACGAATCCCGGCGCTGGCCCGGCAAAGAAGATCGGCGCGTTGACTCCGCCGATGGTGGCTTTGACGTTGGCCAAATCACTGAAACCGCGCAGTCCCGTGCCATAAGGAATCAACAATACGATATCGCTTGCCGGCCCAAGATCAATTGGCCCGGCAGCGGATTCGTACGTATCCACACCAGCGGCATTGCGACGGAAGACGACGGCTGCGGCCAAACCGGTTCCGCTGGAATTGGCGGCGAACAGGCTCGGCGCAACGTTAGAAACCGCAACTGTGCCGAGAATGGTTTCGCCTGCCGGGTTCGTAATGATGACGGTTGCCAGACCGGCGGCTGTGCCGGAGGGAATCTGGTAATTGACCTGATCCGGTGAAACGAAAAACAGTGGCGCCAGCCGATCAACATTCAAGCTGTCGCGCACCTTTACGGTCGTTCCCGCCAGCGAAGTCGGAAGCGGCAGGCTCGACGCCACCGCTATGGACGAAGCCAGTCCGGGGCCAAACCCTGCGACAATTTCTTCGGGCGCTACGCCAGCAGTTTGCGAAAAACTGGCGGCGGAAACCGTCGCAACGGTTCTGAGTCCGGCAGCCAGGCGCGTGCGACGAATGCGATGGGCGGCATTGTCGGCTATAAACAACGCGCCGGACGAATCCACAGCCACAGCGGTCGGCAAGGATAGATTGGTTCCCATCGGTGAAGTTCCGTCGCCGTTGAATCCGGCGGTTCCGGTTCCGGCGACGGTGCTGATGACGCCTGTGTTGACGGTGATTTTGCGGATGCGATTGTTGACACGATCCGCGAAGTACACGTCGCCCGCCGCGTCAACGGTGATCAGCGACGGGAAAGCAAGATTGATTCGCGCGTTGGTCGCCGCGCCGTCGTCTCCGTTGAAGCCGGAAACGCCTGTTC
Coding sequences:
- a CDS encoding DUF58 domain-containing protein produces the protein MIFKKSGNADKTESAIRNPQSAIPRFLAPEVLARITSLELLARTVVEGFISGLHRSPFTGFSTEFAEYRQYMPGDDLRYLDWKLLGRTDRYYIKKYRADTNAQCHILIDSSASMRYTTGEISKLQYAQFLGSSLAYLANKQQDAVGLIAFDQEVRTHVPAHTRTGHMRTIFGRMEELVPGNETQLSAMLHLAAERITRRGIIVVISDFYDEPEAIIKALQHLRFKGNDVIVFQVMDKNELEFEFTEPVLLQDSETEEQIHVMPDVLGDGYRNTIRRHLEAVREGCTSNKIDYELLMTDKPLDQALFSFLAKRARM
- a CDS encoding four helix bundle protein, with the protein product MTSEEMKSRTKSFTLRVIRLVEALPVGRTAEVVGKQLLRSGTSVGANYRAACRAKSTADFIAKMGIVEEEADECAFWLEIIVESDLMKKERIEDLSDEANQIVAMVVSSINTARGHKR
- a CDS encoding AAA family ATPase yields the protein MAVDTQVIRDEALLDKLKVARESILREIRKAVLGQDEAVEQVLLSLFVGGHSILTGVPGLAKTLLVRTIASVLDLSFKRIQFTPDLMPADITGTEIIEEDRATGRRDLQFIRGPIFANIILADEINRTPPKTQAALLEAMQEGNVTVQGETYALPKPFFVLATQNPIEMEGTYPLPEAQLDRFMFNVHMGYLPEEDEVAVVKLTTSPQNVQFERLMSAEEIIAFQRLVRKVPVADSVTRYAVNLVHTSRPGNGKAPDFVNRWVTWGGSIRASQFLVLAAKARAIFNGRYNVSLDDIRAVALPVLRHRMLLNFQAESEKVSSDDVIKKLIEAVPEPKSGL
- a CDS encoding DUF4159 domain-containing protein — encoded protein: MSKKKFIIAIVIIGLFGSLALAQRGRGGGHRNKPTMDLPEVHENGIPKTDPNWSGKFTFVRIRFDTSQYAQYYGYNNVLGDGGPPWSHDYPVAGRHLMKIITELSKIDATLDINEPILTLDDPMLFKFPFAYLCEIGFMNLNDSEINGMREYLKRGGFLLVDDFRSAGQFYNLQQHVKRAFPELELKKLDISHPIFNCFFSIKTLEVNPIYGGGFGSRETLNPEFWGLEDETGRLMMIINYNYDVSDFWQFSDNPFRPIEETNEAYKFGVNYIVYALTH
- a CDS encoding tetratricopeptide repeat protein encodes the protein MSNLNAKPIFTFRSLTAVFVVGLLSLFCLLACVSAQQATVESAEEELKAGKYSEAMASFNSLLQTAPKDERAQAGLLKAYLETGKYTEAETDAKKFLARGESPAARLALAEVMAITGRYTAAIAEFEKVSQITQKAIEKAEKEEKEKKPDANAEEKPEPIPSPKAQRVLADLRRAELLHLTGKEEQAKEIFESLVKYYEDNDVDSAEELTSIARTLSYLEKYQDAKDMYLEAIAADATYIEAQLGGGELFTSKYNYEEAATFFEDAKKINANSARLHLAIAANKRIGGGDEMYAELAEAQKINPNYVEAKIFAASLDLDGERHSAAAAQLDSALKINPNSLDAHSLRAAMFWLENKPAEFDSEVKTTLAINPRYGSLYETLGHFATQTRRYRESVAFLREAIKLTPNLYSSHLDLGMGLLRLGDFEEGRAEVELAFKGDPFNLWAKNTLDLLDTMNEYKVTKSGDFIVKIADKENDVLSGYATDLLTEVQATLTAKYKFTPRGPISVEVFPNHDDFAVRALGLPGLGALGVCFGQVIAQDSPSARPAGEFNWGTTMWHEYTHVITLQITDHLIPRWFSEGLSVFEEHKARPGWGDDWSINHIKAFADGRWFKISEIDNGFLRPKRPDDINLAYFEASQICHFVEDKYDFNAILDMLRGYKEKKKTPEILLSVLKLSEADFDREFNSYVSGKISGYVKALEPGWKNKDLAQMPKEEVIKQAEAQPDNFILNLRAGLELISDTKFDQAVKFLKRSIELFPFQSGDGNAYEALAHIYKQQGNKVAEAETLEALIKVDENDYDALKRLAQLKLEAGDKTRALELLKLGFYVNPFEPAAHATAGDLLLEVGGTNGGADKAIREFQIALAANPPNLAEAQYNLARAYFTAGKKPEARRFVLRSLENAPSFEKAQELLLKIRGQ
- a CDS encoding VWA domain-containing protein, which produces MDRFVQFLFKHKWSTFAKGNLAFANRPSWLILVLLALLLGALVYFLYIRPGYRINSQAKWGLIALRAGLLALLFIMLMRPVVVVPSVIPKSTSVAILADNSQSMSLSDENSRSRLDATKTLLAASSKFSQGLNDKFRTSLYGFSNAAEKIKDASELNASGASTDIASALDQATKESTGSPLSAIVLISDGGANTPKDLSDQLRDLRSRNIPVFTVGVGNPSRFKDAETVRVTAPRRVLSGSAIIAETLVRLTGYDNQKISLAVSEDGKALKTQQFDVKSGEAQSVTIEFNPTSVGNHSYTFEVKPLDGETTLENNAIDAMISVTDDKPKVLYVEGEPRWEYGFMRKAATAKAEKNLMLVSALRSADGKFYRQGVDSGSELTTGFPNTLEELFTYQGIVIGSIEANFFSYDQLRQIEQFASRRGGGVMAIGGSRSFDAGKYAQTPIADLLPVYLDERIDEPEMQIVQNFKAVLTSRGRAHAVTRLNEDRAQSAKIWDELPPISVPEALSSIKPGATVILEARHITDKNRVLPLLVEQRYGRGRTLAFTTDDSWRWRMEVPSQNNYHETFWRQLLRYLVSTTPRQFEVSSERDVYVPGDTISLRSEVNDKKFEPIRDAQVTATVTKPSGATVELPLKINFNTGISGQSAEASADYRSELAADESGLYKVEMTAKHGNETLGTAQSGFLVSNRSREFHDAAQNVELLKRVASETGGKYFDLEKANDLLDEITMLEGKNSERVSKDLWDMPINFMLLIGLASAEWFLRKRKGLA